The Micromonospora siamensis genome contains the following window.
GGCATCACCTCGCGGCGGCGGTGGATGACGGGTGGGGCCTGTGCGCGCGGTGCGAAGATCCTGCGCTAAGCTGTACCGGCTGTCGCGGGGGAAACCGCGCGGGGGCATCGGGACGTGGCGCAGCTTGGTAGCGCACTTGACTGGGGGTCAAGGGGTCGTCGGTTCGAATCCGGCCGTCCCGACGCAGGTCAGAGGCCATTCGGAATCTTCCGGGTGGCCTTTTCTGATCTTGTACAGCAGCGAAGTACAGCAACGGCTCATTGATCGAGGCTTTCGCCGAGCTTCCGCAGGGCTTCCCGCGTGGCCTTGGACGACACCTGGCTGTAGATCTCCATCGTGATTGAGAAGTCCGCGTGTCTCAGGATCGCCATCGCGATCCGGGGATGCACGTCCAGGTCGACCAGCAGGGAACCGCAGGTGCGTCGGGCGTCGTGAACCGTGATCTTCGGGACGCCGGCGTTGGCGATCCGGGCGTCGTAGGAGCGGTTGAAGTTCCGCGGTTCGACCGGCAGTCCATAGCGCGTCGTAAGGACCATGCCCGTGTCGTGCCATGCCTCGCCGGCCTTCTCTCTTGCCGCCTCCTGTTGGCGGTGGCGGCGCCGCAGCGCGGTGACGCAGATGGCCGGTAGTGGCAAGGGGGCGTCGGACTCCTCGGTCTTGGTGGCCCGGTGCAGGAGCCGACCGCGTACCCGTTGGAGCTGCTTGTCGATGACGAGGCTGATGTCGTGCTGCTCCCGGCAGTGCTCGCAGAATTCCTCGCCGTGTGGCGTGCAGGGCTTGTCCCAGCCGCCCCACTCGATGTGATCCCACGTCAGGCCGAGTACTTCACCCTTACGAAGGCCGAGCACGAGGACCAGGACGTAGGCGGCATAGAGGTAGTCGTCGCCGTCGCGGGACGACTCCAGGAACGCCCGTGCTTCCTCGCTGCTCCACGACTTCCCCTTGCGGGCGCGGATCGGCGGGAGCTTCACGAGCGCCGCCACGTTCTTGGCGACCAGCTCTTCCACGACGGCCTGAGAGAGTGCCGAGCGGAGAACGGCGCGAATGCCCTTCACCGTCCGGGCGGCGGGGATGTCTTGGCAGCACCGGCCGATCGCGCAGCATTTCCGGTCCTTCGGCGGCCGGCGTTCGTCCTTTCCCTGGGCGCAGCACTGGCAGGTCTTCGCGACCTTGTTAAGCCAGGTCTGCACCTCCCGCACCGACAGCCGGCCGTCGAGCCGCTTAGCGCCAATACCGGGAATGATGTAGAGGCGAGTCAACGTCTCGTAGGTGGCGTAGGTGAGCGGTGCGAGGTTCGGCTCCACGATCTCAGCCAGCCAGTACGTCATGTAGTTCGCGACCGTCGGCACATTCGTGGCGACCGGCCCGGCCTTGGCTTGCTGGTGCAGCCGGACCCACTTGTCGTGGACCTCGTCGCGGGTCTTCCCGTAGACGTACTTGCGGTCCCGTTTGCCGTCGGGCTTGGTGACCCAGACGTAGGCGGCGAAGCCGTTGCGGTACGGGAAGATGGACCCTTCACCGTTGGCGCGTTTGCCGGCCATCAGGCCGCCTCCTCCCGATCGATCTGCGCCTGGATGTACTCATCGATCCATTCCGGCAGGATGCGGCGGTACTTGCCGTCCTTGATCGAGCGCAGTTCCCCGGTGGCAATCTTCATCTTCACTTTCGACAGGCCGTAGCCGAGGATCGCGGCGACCTCGGCGGGGGAGTGCCACTTCGGCACGATGGGGGCCGGATTCCTGTTCATGTGGTGCCTCCTTCGGTGGTTGAGGGGATGCCGACGCGGCGGTCGCCGCTGTGCTGGGTGCGGGGTGGGGGACAAGCCGGAATCAGGGCTGGTGCTCGTGTCCGCTGTGGAGTTGTCAAGGAACGGGCTCACGGGGTCGTTGACACGTACGTGTCAAGCGGCCAGGGATCGGGTCGCGGTGCGCTGCTGGGCCAGCTCGTCGGCCAGGGCGTCGAGGCCGGCTTGGTTTCGGGCGCGGGCCATCGCGGCGGCGGTGTTGGCGAGCAGCGCATCGCCGGTGGTGATCCAGCCGGTGGCTTGGTAGCCGAGTTCGTAGATGACGCGTTCGGTCTGTTCGTCGTCCCAGGTGTGGGGGTGGCCTTCGGTGCGGCGCCAGATGGTGCGCTGCATGCGCAGGAAGCCGAGCGTGACGGAGAAGGCGCGGCTCTTGGTGGCGATGTGGCCGCCGTAGCCGAACTGGTGGGCCCAGCGGCGCAGCCGGGCGTAGGCGGGGTGCTCGCCCAGGTCCCAGCAGGCGCGGATGAGCCGGCCGAGGTGGGTACCGGGGTCGCCGTGGACCTGGACGGAGAGGTCGTCGACGCGCCGCAGCGCCAGGCCGGTCACCTCGGTGCTCTTGGTGACGTACTTGGCGATGTACCCGGTGATCTGGGCCAGGTTCACGGTGCCGCCGGGGGCGTTGACGTGCTTGAGGTCCAGGCCCTTGTCACCCCAGGCGATGTGCCACCCCTGCCCACCGTTGGACGGGTGCGAGGCGGAGGTGTAAGCGGTCTTCACGAACGCGGTCCGCACGGCCTGTTCGAACATGTCGCGGGTGATGGCCGCCGGCGGCGGGACGATGGCCTCGGGGCAGTCGGGGTTATAGCCGTCGAGGCGGATCAGGGCGTGGTAGTGGATGACGCCGCGTACCTGGAACTCGTAGACCTTGATGTAGCGGCGGCGCAGGTCGACGCCGTGGACGCGGCCGAGGCGGCGTAGCTCACGGTCGACCTGTTGGATGGTGCGCCGCCACAGCTCGGGTGCCTCGTGGTTCCAGACGACCTGGCCGGCGTGGTCGTAGCAGTCCAGGCATAGCGGCTGCCCCAGCTGCCCGTCACCGGCCTTGTGCCGGTCGCCGCAGCGCAGGTCGACTCCGTGGGGACAGGTGCGGCCGAACGGGTGGCAGACGGAGGATCGGCAGGTGCAGCCGTCCTTCTTGCGGCAGTCCGCGGCGTGGACCTTCACCACCCGGTGATGCACCGGGCCGAACGAGGGCGCGGTGGCGGTGAGGAAGATGGCGATGTGCTCGTGCAGCGGCGGTACTCCCCACCGGTCGCCCTGGAGGCCGGCCTTGATGAGGTGGAAGGTGTCGCGGCGGTACAGCTCGGCGCAGGACGGGCAGACGCTGGCGCGGCGGTTGCCGCAGGGGGTGTAGATCGCGCCGTCGGGCATGTCCTCGGTGTCGACGGTGGCCATGCGGTTGCCGTCGGCGTCGTTGACGTGGATCTGCCCGGCCAGCCGGATCGGGTGCTTGCACGCCGAGGCGGCTTTGACGTGGTGGAGCCACCCGTCGTAGTCGGGGTCCTGGGCGCGGGCGCGGCCGGAGGCGACGGTGCGGGGGTCGTGCCCGCGTACCCATCCGTCGTCGGCGGGGGTGCGGGTGGTGCGGGTGGGGGTGGCCCAGGGCCAGTAGCCGACGGTGGTCTCGGCGCATGCTCCCGTGCCCGAAACCGTGGTGGTTTCGGGCGCGAGAGGCAACGTCGAGGACGTCACGCGGTGGCTCCCACAGGGGTGCCGTTGTGGGTCTTGTCGTTGTTGGTGGTCGGGTTGCTGTTGAGGGCCGTCAGGATGTCGGCGGCCGTGTTGGTCGGTACGCGCAGCCGGACGGCGAGTTGGCCGGCGGTGATGGGCTCACCGTGGGCCTTCTCGTGAGCGCCGGCGACGATCCGGGCGTTGGACAGAAGCGCCGGCGGCGGGCCGGTGGTGACCGGTTCCGGTGCCGCAGGTGCCGGGGTCGGGTCCTTCTCGGTAATGTCCGGGGTGTGCTCGACCGTCGTCGCGGTCGCGGGTTCCTCGCCAGAGGTGGGCAGGGTGATGGGTTCGTTGGCGGGTTCGGTGTCGTTGTCGGGAGTGGGGTTGGTGGCCGGGGTCGCGGCGGCCGGGCGGACCAGCGGCGAGGCGGGGATGTCGGATGACGGGGCCTCGGCGGTGGTGGCCGGCGCGGGTGCCGGGACGAGTTCGGGCCGGGTGGCGCGTTTTCCGGTGGCGAGCAGGGCAGTGGTGGCCATGAGCATCAGGCCGTCGACGGCGAGGGGCCCGAACCAGACGACGAGGGTTTCCTCGTTGTAGTGGTCGAGCAGTCCGGACAGGTGCCGGTAGGACACGAACGCGGCGACCAGGGCGACGGGCGGGAGCCCGACCCAGCGCAGCAGCCGCCAACCCGGGCCGGTCGGCCAGGGCGTGCGGGCAAGGATCTCGATGGCGATGAACAGGAACAGCGGCCAGACGATGGCCGAGACGACCGCGCCGGGTTCCGGCGTCCAGCCAGCCGGAGCGTTGGGCGGTGCGATGAACGAGTGGGCGATGTTGGCGGCGACGGAGACGAGTCCGCCGAGGATCAGGCCGAGGTAGGCCCAGCCGCGAGAGGGTTGAGAGGTGGTCGTCATGACCACCGGCCTCGGGACGAGGGCTTGCGCGAGGGGTTGAGGTTGGGGTCGCGACGGGCGTCGCGGTTCGGGGTCGGGTTGGCGGGACGGCGGGTGTCCCGGTTGGGGTTGTCGTCGCGGCGGGGGTTGGCGTAGAGGGAGAACGCCATGATGACGACGTTGCGGTAGTCCCGGCCGGTGAGGTCGGCGGTGACGGGGGCGAGGTCTTCGACGGTGGAGATGCGCTGCTCGGTGGTGACGTCGAGGGTGCCGATGGCGAAGCCGTTCGGGGACTGGTAGGCGAACGAGACGTAGTAGCGGTGCATGGTGTGTCCTTCCGGGTCAGTGGGTGGCCGTGTCGAGGGCCGAGGCGAGTAGGGGCCGGTGCGCGGCGAAGATGCCGCAGCAGGGCAGGTGGCGGGTGAGCGCGTCGTAGGTGTCGGCGCGGACCCAGGCGGCTTGCGCCGCGTCGTCGGCGTGGGCGATGTCGGGGAAGGCATCGGCCGGGTAGGTGCCGAGGTGGGTTCGGGCGAGGACGGTGACCATCCACGCTTCGTCGGAGGCGCGGGGGTCGGGCACGTAGCGCGGAGGCTCGGTGTGCCAGGTGGCGTCGGGGATGACGAGGCCGGTTTCTTCGGCCAGTTCACGGGTGGCAGCGTGGCCCGCGGTTTCGCCGGGGTCGACGTATCCGCCGGGCAGTGCCCAGC
Protein-coding sequences here:
- a CDS encoding replication initiator; its protein translation is MTSSTLPLAPETTTVSGTGACAETTVGYWPWATPTRTTRTPADDGWVRGHDPRTVASGRARAQDPDYDGWLHHVKAASACKHPIRLAGQIHVNDADGNRMATVDTEDMPDGAIYTPCGNRRASVCPSCAELYRRDTFHLIKAGLQGDRWGVPPLHEHIAIFLTATAPSFGPVHHRVVKVHAADCRKKDGCTCRSSVCHPFGRTCPHGVDLRCGDRHKAGDGQLGQPLCLDCYDHAGQVVWNHEAPELWRRTIQQVDRELRRLGRVHGVDLRRRYIKVYEFQVRGVIHYHALIRLDGYNPDCPEAIVPPPAAITRDMFEQAVRTAFVKTAYTSASHPSNGGQGWHIAWGDKGLDLKHVNAPGGTVNLAQITGYIAKYVTKSTEVTGLALRRVDDLSVQVHGDPGTHLGRLIRACWDLGEHPAYARLRRWAHQFGYGGHIATKSRAFSVTLGFLRMQRTIWRRTEGHPHTWDDEQTERVIYELGYQATGWITTGDALLANTAAAMARARNQAGLDALADELAQQRTATRSLAA
- a CDS encoding tyrosine-type recombinase/integrase; amino-acid sequence: MAGKRANGEGSIFPYRNGFAAYVWVTKPDGKRDRKYVYGKTRDEVHDKWVRLHQQAKAGPVATNVPTVANYMTYWLAEIVEPNLAPLTYATYETLTRLYIIPGIGAKRLDGRLSVREVQTWLNKVAKTCQCCAQGKDERRPPKDRKCCAIGRCCQDIPAARTVKGIRAVLRSALSQAVVEELVAKNVAALVKLPPIRARKGKSWSSEEARAFLESSRDGDDYLYAAYVLVLVLGLRKGEVLGLTWDHIEWGGWDKPCTPHGEEFCEHCREQHDISLVIDKQLQRVRGRLLHRATKTEESDAPLPLPAICVTALRRRHRQQEAAREKAGEAWHDTGMVLTTRYGLPVEPRNFNRSYDARIANAGVPKITVHDARRTCGSLLVDLDVHPRIAMAILRHADFSITMEIYSQVSSKATREALRKLGESLDQ
- a CDS encoding excisionase family DNA-binding protein; translated protein: MNRNPAPIVPKWHSPAEVAAILGYGLSKVKMKIATGELRSIKDGKYRRILPEWIDEYIQAQIDREEAA
- a CDS encoding NUDIX domain-containing protein, whose product is MTTTTTVTYTHPSVLAGIAAGAAWADPTMDPTLIDWTTRQAYAAIPFAVMDGRPVNPCERTAVRYGRNELGHWGEQLCADALVSLTDTSGHRWILLIERADGHGWALPGGYVDPGETAGHAATRELAEETGLVIPDATWHTEPPRYVPDPRASDEAWMVTVLARTHLGTYPADAFPDIAHADDAAQAAWVRADTYDALTRHLPCCGIFAAHRPLLASALDTATH
- a CDS encoding DUF2637 domain-containing protein — translated: MTTTSQPSRGWAYLGLILGGLVSVAANIAHSFIAPPNAPAGWTPEPGAVVSAIVWPLFLFIAIEILARTPWPTGPGWRLLRWVGLPPVALVAAFVSYRHLSGLLDHYNEETLVVWFGPLAVDGLMLMATTALLATGKRATRPELVPAPAPATTAEAPSSDIPASPLVRPAAATPATNPTPDNDTEPANEPITLPTSGEEPATATTVEHTPDITEKDPTPAPAAPEPVTTGPPPALLSNARIVAGAHEKAHGEPITAGQLAVRLRVPTNTAADILTALNSNPTTNNDKTHNGTPVGATA